A portion of the Juglans microcarpa x Juglans regia isolate MS1-56 chromosome 1D, Jm3101_v1.0, whole genome shotgun sequence genome contains these proteins:
- the LOC121234889 gene encoding nucleolin 2-like: MGKSNKKSIPKVDAAPAIVPPSKSAKKGKREAVNELEKQLSAKRQKRNEAVEQTVQKQKSEVKTQKKKKQEETSSSDDSSSWTLKKKRSLLQKSWPLLLKMVLLLPLLRKARRLAVRILRIQILHLILMMIKVQRLR, from the exons ATGGGCAAGTCAAACAAGAAATCGATCCCCAAG GTCGACGCAGCTCCTGCTATAGTCCCACCGTCTAAGTCTGCCAAAAAAG GCAAGAGGGAAGCTGTAAATGAGTTGGAGAAGCAACTCAGTGCTAAGAGGCAGAAAAGAAATGAAGCTGTAGAGCAGACTGTTCAGAAGCAGAAGAGTGAAGTGAAGacgcaaaagaagaaaaagcaaGAGGAAACAAGTAGTTCTGATGATTCTTCTTCATGGACTCTGAAAAAGAAGAG AAGCCTGCTCCAAAAAAGCTGGCCGTTGCTGCTAAAAATGGTACTGCTGTTGCCCTTGCTAAGAAAGGCAAGGAGGCTAGCAGTTCGGATTCTTCGGATTCAGATTCTTCACTTGATTCTGATGATGATAAA GGTCCAAAGGCTAAGGTAA